The Kordia sp. SMS9 DNA window TAAAGATGTTGGTACTTTACTCAACAAGTTTTGCTTTTCATACGTGTTGGATAACATGTATGTTTTTTTGCGAAGAAACTCTGTAAAATCTGCCAAGCTCTCATGTTCATTTTGTGCTTTTACGGAAATTGGCTTTCCAATTCGCACTTTAATGACTCTATTTTTTTGAGTTAATAGTTCTGATGGCAATTTTGCTGTTCTGAACGTGTCACTAATTCTTGCAAGTCTGTAAAAGAAGCGACTATTTTTTGCGTGAAAGTAGATTGGTACGACAGGAACTTTGGCTTTTTGCACCAATTTCATGGCAGCTTCTTCCCAAGGTTTGTCTACAATTAATTTCCCGTCTTTATAGGTTGAAACTTCTCCTGCTGGAAAAATACCTAATGGTTTTCCTTCGCGCAAGTGCATGATAGATTGTTTGAAACCTGCCAAACTTGATTTGACGCCTTTGTGATCTTCAAAAGGATTCACAGGCATTACGTAGGGTTTTAATGGATCTACGCGATGTAATAGGAAATTTGCAATGATTTTGTAGTCTGGCCGTTGCTCTACCATAAGTTTTAGCAACAAAATTCCGTCAATTCCACCAAGTGGATGATTGGAAATGGTTACATACGCACCATCTTTGGGAAGACGTTTCAAATCTTCCTCTGGAATTTCAAATTTAATCTTATACTCATCTAATAGCGCATTTAGAAATTCTAAATCATCAAGATGTTTATGTTTGTCATAAATTTTGTTCACATCAGATATGCGCAATACTTTCATCAAAACCCAACCTACGAAGGTTCCGATAAAGCCATATTTATCTAATTTGACAGCTTTTGCAACTTCTTTAGCAGTTACCAATCCCATATATTTACTTTAAGGCGAATTACAAATATAGGAAAACAACCTTAATTAAAGTCATTTATTTCACAACTAGCTGAATCGTTTGATCGGCGCGCTGTTCTAACAGAATTTCTTTGTCTTTCTGTAAACCCTCAATCGCTGATTCTGTAAAGTGTCGGATGGTATACAACGACACATTTTCATGATGTGTAACTTTGAATTTTGAACGCAGCGTTTTGAGCAATTTTTCTAATTTATTAAACTTATTATCCACACATACCGAAAAACTAATGGCAGAGTTTTGAATTACGTCTACTTTCATCTTGCAATCGTGTAGTAATTTGAAGATTTCACTGATGTTATTTTCTACAATAAAAGAGAAATCTAACGACGAAAGTGATATCAATACTTGATTCTTTTTCACGATAAAACACGGAACATTTGGGTTAATTCCCGAACCTTTTGCCACCGCAGTTCCATCTACTTTTGGGTTTAGGAACGACTTTACAAACAACGGGATTTCCTTGCGTTGTAAAGGTTGTAATGTTTTTGGATGAATGACCGATGCGCCGTAAAATGCCAACTCAATTGCTTCCCGATAAGAAATATTGTGTAACAATTGCGCATTTTCAAAATAACGCGGATCGGCATTTAACACACCAGGAACATCTTTCCAAATGGTAACACTTTCTGCATTTAAACAATACGCAAAAATGGCCGCTGTGTAATCGGAACCTTCACGACCGAGCGTTGTGGTAAAGTTATTGGGATCGCTTCCTATAAATCCTTGTGTAATGTTGAGCTTATTGCGATTTACTTTCTGCTTGATGTTTTCCTGCGTCGCTTCCCAATTGACTTTCGCATCACGGTAATTTGTATCGGTTTTGATCATTTCGCGCGTATCAAGCCAAGTATTTTCAATGGAAATACTGTTTAAATACGCACTCACGATGGTGGTGGAAATTAATTCTCCAAACGACACCAATTGATCGTACACATAGTTGTAATCTGGCGATTTGTTTCGTCCTAAAAAGCCTTGCATTTCTTCAAAAAACCGGGTTACTTTTCCAAAAATCGGATGCTGTTCGTTTGGAAATAAATCCAACAGAATTTCATTGTGATATTTGGCAATTTCTTGAATAGACGCTTGTAATTCTTTGCTTTCTTCAATGTAGTTTTTGATGACCACTTCAATAGCGTTTGTAGTTTTTCCCATTGCAGAAACTACGATAAGTGTATTGTCATAACCAACTTGTTGCAAGACATTGACCAAGTTTTTAACACCATTCGCATCTTTTACAGACGCTCCACCAAATTTGAATATTTTCATAACAAAATTTTATTTTGTTGTTCCCGCGCAGGCGGGAATCAGTTTTATTTTTTAGATCAATTATATTTTCAAAGTACTTCTCGATACAAAATTTTATACTAAAATTTCACTAGAAGTGACGAGTTGTATTCATAATTACTGAATTTTCAAATTAAACAGCACACTACAAAAGAAACAGATTGCTTCGGCTATCGCCTCGCAAAGACGTTTCAAACATCTCAATACTCAATACTAACATCTCACATCTTACTTTCCAAATACTTTCCAATACCGCGTTCATCCAATTGTACCACATGCCAATCGCGCATAACGTTTGCTCCGATGTGTTCGTAAAAATCAATCGCTGGCGTGTTCCAATCTAGCACTTCCCAACTAATGCGTTTAACGCCCAATTCGTTGCCAAATTTAATGACTTCCCGTAACAAATTGCCACCAATTCCTTTGCCGCGCGCTTTTTCGCTTACAATTAAATCTTCTAAATGCAATACTTCGCCTTTCCAAGTAGAATAGCGCATGTACACCAGCGCAATTCCTAGTACTTCTTCAGCGGTTTCTGCTACAAAACAATGAAATTTAGGATGTGCTTCAAAACCATCTTTTCGTAAATCGTCGGGCGTAATGATGACAGC harbors:
- a CDS encoding aspartate kinase; the protein is MKIFKFGGASVKDANGVKNLVNVLQQVGYDNTLIVVSAMGKTTNAIEVVIKNYIEESKELQASIQEIAKYHNEILLDLFPNEQHPIFGKVTRFFEEMQGFLGRNKSPDYNYVYDQLVSFGELISTTIVSAYLNSISIENTWLDTREMIKTDTNYRDAKVNWEATQENIKQKVNRNKLNITQGFIGSDPNNFTTTLGREGSDYTAAIFAYCLNAESVTIWKDVPGVLNADPRYFENAQLLHNISYREAIELAFYGASVIHPKTLQPLQRKEIPLFVKSFLNPKVDGTAVAKGSGINPNVPCFIVKKNQVLISLSSLDFSFIVENNISEIFKLLHDCKMKVDVIQNSAISFSVCVDNKFNKLEKLLKTLRSKFKVTHHENVSLYTIRHFTESAIEGLQKDKEILLEQRADQTIQLVVK
- a CDS encoding GNAT family N-acetyltransferase — its product is MNYSIRKAVATDVAAIFRLINELAIFEKEADAVIITPDDLRKDGFEAHPKFHCFVAETAEEVLGIALVYMRYSTWKGEVLHLEDLIVSEKARGKGIGGNLLREVIKFGNELGVKRISWEVLDWNTPAIDFYEHIGANVMRDWHVVQLDERGIGKYLESKM